In Pseudomonas sp. p1(2021b), the genomic window CTGTTTTTCGAAGAAATTCGGCACGCACTTGAAGAGAACGAGCAGGTCAAGCTGTCCGGTTTCGGCAACTTCGACCTTCGCGACAAACGCCAGCGGCCGGGCCGCAACCCCAAGACAGGGGAAGAGATCCCGATCACCGCTCGCCGTGTCGTCACCTTTCGTCCAGGGCAGAAACTGAAAGCCCGGGTTGAGGCCTATGCTGGAACCAAGCCATAACGACGAGCTGCCCCCCATTCCGGGCAAGCGCTACTTCACCATCGGTGAGGTCAGTGAGCTCTGTGCGGTAAAACCGCACGTGCTGCGTTATTGGGAACAGGAGTTCCCGCAACTCAACCCGGTCAAGCGCCGCGGCAACCGGCGGTATTACCAGCGCCAAGACGTGCTGATGATCCGCCAGATCCGCGCGCTGCTGTATGACCAGGGCTTCACCATCGGCGGGGCGCGATTGCGCCTCTCCAGTGATGAAGCCAAGGATGACACTACCCAGTACAAGCAACTGATTCGGCAGATGATTGCGGAGTTGGAGGATGTGCTGGTGGTGTTGAAGAAGTGACCTGAAGCCTGATGGGTGGATTTTTTTGAAAAAAAGCTTCCATTATTCAAAAGGTTAGGGTAAATTCTTCACCATTCTCAGCAACATCGAGAATGATGTCGGGGCGTAGCGCAGCCCGGTAGCGCACTTGCATGGGGTGCAAGGGGTCGAGTGTTCGAATCACTCCGTCCCGACCATATACCTCAATGACTTAGGCCATTTCCGAAAGGGGTGGCCTTTTTCATTTGCGTGACTTTTTGCGTGACTTCTCAGGTTTTTACGCCTGCCTCCTCTTCAGAATTGTCAGCACCGGCCCACGCGAGTCCGTCGCTGAAACTTTGTTTGTCGCCTCTATCAACTGTCCCAGCTCCGCGCCAGAATAGTGGCTGGTCACGCTGCCGTTCTTGTGACCAAGAAGCGACTTCCGATCTTCCTCTGTTACACCAGCTGCTTTCAGGCGCCTGCCGAAAGTGTGCTTCAAGTCGTGAACCCTGATAGAAGCGAACCCAGGGTGTGCCGGCCGTAAGTGTTGCTCCTGCCAGAGCTTTGCCGCGCGCACCCTCGCTTTCTTCCAGGCCGAGTCGTTCATCCTGTGCATGCCGGTGCCGTTGTATGGGAAAACCCATTCCCGGCTTATCCCCCGCTGCCCGTCTATGATCGACTTGGCCACGCTGTTCAGCACTACCAGGCGCTCGTCCCGGTTCTTCACTCCAGAGTTCTCGTGCCGGCCGCCGAAGTCCGCAGGTATCAGGAACACGCTAGTGCCCAACTCGGGTACCGAGATCTCCCAGTCCCACCTCAGTTTGCAAACCTCCTGCTCGCGGCAGCCTGTGTTCACCTTGAACAGGGCCATTCGCTGCAGGTGGTCCGGCAACTCCCCGAAGAGAATCGACTGCTCATCCCAAGACATCGGGTAGGGCTTTCGACTGGATCTCTTCTCCTCCAGCTTGGTCAGCAGCGGAACGCTGTCGAGCCAAGGCCTGCGCTCCTCATCCCGCCATTTCCGGCAAGCCAGCGACAGCACGCGAATCACTCGCTCGATCGCGATGTTCACCGTCCGGTTGCTGACCGCCTTCCTCACTTTCCCATTCGGCAAATCTTCGTCCGTCTGCCGATCCCGAATGAACGGGGCCAGTGCCTGGTCGTCGATGTGCGTGAGCGGCAGGTCGCCCAGGTATGGATCAAGTTGCTGGAGGCACAGGGCAGTCAGCTTGATTGACGGCTGATCCTTGTGCTCGAGCAGGTACCTGGTAGCCGCTTCCCGGAACGTCCGAACCTGCCGAACACCATATACTTTGCGTTGGCGGATCTGCTCAAGGCGGTGGATCAGGTACTTTTCTGCTTCCGCCCGGTCACAAGTTCCAGTGCTTTCGTAAAGTCTCTCGCCGTTGATCCTCTTGTCGATGTGCCAGATGCCGTTCCTTTGGGAAAGGCCTGTGATTGTCTTTCGCGCCATCCCTTATCTCCTGATGGGCGCTCGCTGCCAGGTGATTGTCGTCCCTGAGCGCCTTCTTTCGCAATTGCCATGGCCTGGATGTAGTCGTTCATGCCGCGGGCCGTGGTGGTGTTGAACCCGCCGTTGGCCTGCTCGATGAAGGCTGTGCACATGCCCATGGCATGGGCAGCACCCGCCGGCCGCTTGTAGTTGCCGCCGCTGGTGATGGTCGGTACCGGTTCGGTGACGGGTGATCCCTCGCTGTTGAACCTGAACTTGACCAGGTGGGCCACTGCCAGCGCGTGCTTCACCCCGCCGGCGACGACGGTACCTAATGGCTGATCCAGGCCAGGCACACGAGGCTGTTGGCCTTCGCGCTCACCGTAACTGGTTTGGACTAGGGTTGGACTGGCCATGGCGAAGGATCCACCGCGCGGCCAAGAGGTAACGGTACGTAGCGGCTCGTCGGCAGACTGGGCGAGCTCGCCCGACCAATTCGCGATCGGCACGATGAAGGGCTGCGGGTTGTCCAGCACGAACTTCTTCATGCCCTTGGCCACCCGGCGCAGAGTTGCGGCTGCAAGCTCCTTCTTGCGCCCGAAGATGCTCTTGCTGATGCAGTCAGCAGCGGTGCGCCACTTCTGCTGACCCTTGGCTGGGTTCTTTGCGTGGGTCGGCTCGGGCCACACGATTGGCTGGCCGTCGCAACGGGCGATCATGAACAGACGTTCCCGGCTGGTCGGCGCGCCAAAGTCGCAGGCCTTGATGATTCGCCATTCCACCTGGTAGCCCATGCCTTCGAGCAACTGCACGAACCGCCGCCAGGTAATGCCGCGGCGTTTTGGATCGGGAACCAGGAACTGCTGCTGCACCGGCACGTGCTCGCCGATGGCAGCTACTGTGCCGTCCAGCTTCATCACCCGGCCGGTGGCCTTGTCGCGCTTGGCGATCAGCTGCCCCCACTGCAGGATCTGTTTCACGTTCTCCAGGCTGATCACACGCGGCTTCTTCTTGCCGGCCCACTTCAGGCCAATCCACGACAGGTTGCGGATCTCGCGTTTTCGCGGCTGGCCGCCGGCGGCCTGGCTGTGGTGGGTGCAGTCGGGGCTCATGTGGAACCAGCCCACGGCGCGGCCCTGGCATTCTTCGTCCGGGTCGCCCTCGAAAACGTCGGTGGTGAAGTGGCGAGCCGCCGAGTGGTTGGCGGTATGCATGCTGATGGCCGCTGGACTGTGGTTCTTGGCCACTGTCACCGGCCGACCCAGGCCCATCTCCAGACCGGTACCGGCACCGCCGCCACCGCAGAAAAAGTCGACTACGATCTCATCGTCCTGAGGTTCGAAGCCAAGGCCGTACTGGGTTTTGAAGTCGAGATGGTTCTTTTTCTGAAATGCAGACATGGGCGATCCTCGCCTGGGTGGCGTGATTGGTTGAAGTGGGGTATCAATTCAAGGGGGGAGACCGACAGATTTCGGAGGGAAATATCCGTGAGCAACTATGAATCATTGGATATTGAGATCTTCTTCGATCCTCGGCGAGGCGAGAACAGAGTTCGACCCCTACCGGGGCAAAAGTACCCGCCTTCTATGGTGGTTGAATGTGCCAAGGACTTCAGGAAATCAAACCCTGTTGGTTCAAAGTTTCGTCTTTTCGTTAAGCAGAAAGAGAAAAAATCTGATGACTGCCGGGTGCACCTCTACTCCTACTACGACTGGCCTGTAGAGCCACTTGATTGAGTCTGTTTTTTTGGCGCTGGCGGGCAGCGCCGTGAAGTGTTCGTGGTGATATGCTTCGCCGCTTGCCAAACAAGGAGAGTGGAATGGGATTGCGGGAGAGGCATAAGGCGTTTAAGGAGTGGTTCACGCCGAAGCGTAAGCGGCGAGCGGGGTTAACCTTGCTCGTGATATGGGGTGTCGGTATTTGTGTCTATCCAGGTCAGTATTGGGTCTACGTGTTGATCCCCGGAATCATCTGGTTCATGAGCGCTTGGCCGCCTGGGCTGTACGAAAATAATTGATGTGCTGGCGGGCAGCGCAGGAGGGTCAGGCGGCTATGGACGGTTGTCCTGCCCGCAGTTACGGCAGTTGTGTTCGAAGCGCTGGCGATCGCTGACGAACCGGCCGCAGCCGGCACAGTTAAACATCATCATCCGCGGCTTCTGTTGCTTGGGTAGCACGATGCTGGTGCCGCGCAGGGCCTCCTTGATATCGACGTCGTCGCGCTCGACCAGGCGGCGACTGTGCGCGTCGATGTAGGCGCAGGGCCAGGCGATGCCACCGGTTTGGCCGCAACGTCCGATCATGTTGATGGTGTCTGCCCGGGCGACGCGTACCGCCTTGCTGAGGTCACTCGTGAAGCCACCGTCGGCCTTCAGCCAGATCAAGTTGTTGCCGTTCCAGGCCTTCGGCTTCTGCATGTAGAACTCAGCAGCTTCGGGGTGCTGGTCC contains:
- a CDS encoding tyrosine-type recombinase/integrase; translated protein: MARKTITGLSQRNGIWHIDKRINGERLYESTGTCDRAEAEKYLIHRLEQIRQRKVYGVRQVRTFREAATRYLLEHKDQPSIKLTALCLQQLDPYLGDLPLTHIDDQALAPFIRDRQTDEDLPNGKVRKAVSNRTVNIAIERVIRVLSLACRKWRDEERRPWLDSVPLLTKLEEKRSSRKPYPMSWDEQSILFGELPDHLQRMALFKVNTGCREQEVCKLRWDWEISVPELGTSVFLIPADFGGRHENSGVKNRDERLVVLNSVAKSIIDGQRGISREWVFPYNGTGMHRMNDSAWKKARVRAAKLWQEQHLRPAHPGFASIRVHDLKHTFGRRLKAAGVTEEDRKSLLGHKNGSVTSHYSGAELGQLIEATNKVSATDSRGPVLTILKRRQA
- the ihfA gene encoding integration host factor subunit alpha, with translation MGALTKAEMAERLYEELGLNKREAKELVELFFEEIRHALEENEQVKLSGFGNFDLRDKRQRPGRNPKTGEEIPITARRVVTFRPGQKLKARVEAYAGTKP
- a CDS encoding MerR family transcriptional regulator, with amino-acid sequence MLEPSHNDELPPIPGKRYFTIGEVSELCAVKPHVLRYWEQEFPQLNPVKRRGNRRYYQRQDVLMIRQIRALLYDQGFTIGGARLRLSSDEAKDDTTQYKQLIRQMIAELEDVLVVLKK